The Coregonus clupeaformis isolate EN_2021a chromosome 18, ASM2061545v1, whole genome shotgun sequence genome has a segment encoding these proteins:
- the LOC121530950 gene encoding UPF0561 protein C2orf68 homolog, whose translation MEILRDDEEQELKYKRTGRLDMSHGFLHHIRRNQIARDDYDKQVKQANEHQRPRQTTTPRHPRRPDIQVYHPRRGNGSEPGVGAETEEWNESGSSTEPETHGTELFWLDYQADSGRVTSYIVLKEDKPERVVERVAEENVLDSTMRVALQARVRKEMDKRRNKR comes from the exons ATGGAGATTTTGCGGGATGATGAAGAACAAGAGCTCAAATATAAACGTACGGGTCGTTTGGACATGAGCCACGGTTTCTTACACCACATTCGAAGGAACCAGATCGCCAG AGATGACTATGATAAGCAGGTGAAGCAGGCCAATGAGCATCAGAGGCCCAGGCAAACCACTACCCCCCGACACCCCCGACGTCCAGACATCCAAGTGTACCATCCTCGACGTGGAA ATGGATCTGAGCCAGGAGTGGGTGCAGAGACTGAGGAGTGGAATGAGAGTGGGTCCAGTACAGAGCCAGAGACCCATGGAACTGAGCTCTTCTGGCTGGACTACCAGGCTGACTCTGGCCGTGTCACCTCCTACATCGTACTCAAG GAGGATAAGCCAGAGAGGGTGGTGGAGCGCGTAGCGGAGGAGAATGTTCTGGACTCCACCATGAGGGTGGCATTGCAGGCCCGGGTTCGAAAGGAAATGGATAAACGGCGGAACAAACGCTGA
- the usp39 gene encoding U4/U6.U5 tri-snRNP-associated protein 2, with amino-acid sequence MVSVKREREIDLEDDDEVPVKIGRSSEDGRSRHCPYLDTINRSVLDFDFEKLCSISLSHINVYACLICGKYFQGRGLKSHAYTHSVQFTHHVFLNLHTLKFYCLPDNYEIIDSSLEDITYVLKPTFTRQHISGLDKQGKLYRAYDGTTYLPGIVGLNNIKANDYANVVLQALSNVPPLRNYFLEEDNYRGIRRPPGDIMFLLVQRFGELMRKLWNPRNFKAHVSPHEMLQAVVLCSKKNFQITKQGDAVDFLSWFMNALHGALGGTKKKPSSLTKVFQGSMRIFSKKLPHPDLPPEEKEALLLKEEYQEEMSDTTFLFLTLDLPTAPLYKDEKEQLIIPQVPLFNILAKFNGNTEKEYKTYKENFLKRFQLLKLPPYLIFCIKRFTKNNFFVEKNPTIVNFPITNVDLREYLTEEAQVTEKNTTYDLVANVVHDGKPTEGAYRIHVLHHGTGKWYELQDLQVTDILPQMITLSEAYIQIWKRRESEDDTTNHTGA; translated from the exons ATGGTATCTGTAAAACGGGAGCGAGAAATTGACTTGGAAGACGATGATGAAG TACCTGTGAAAATTGGCCGTTCATCCGAGGACGGCAGAAGTCGCCATTGTCCCTACCTCGACACAATCAATAG GAGTGTACTGGACTTCGATTTTGAGAAGCTatgctccatctccctctcccacaTCAACGTATATGCCTGTCTAATCTGTGGGAAATACTTCCAAG GTAGAGGTCTGAAGTCCCATGCCTACACTCACAGTGTGCAGTTCACCCACCATGTGTTCCTCAATCTGCACACCCTCAAGTTCTACTGTCTGCCAGATAACTACGAGATCATTGACTCATCCTTGGAAGACATCACG TATGTATTGAAGCCCACATTCACCAGACAGCACATCTCTGGATTGGATAAGCAGGGCAAGCTGTATCGAGCCTATGATGGCACCACCTATCTGCCTGGCATCGTAGGGCTGAACAACATCAAGGCTAATGACTACGCTAATGTGGTGCTGCAG GCCCTGTCCAATGTGCCCCCACTGCGGAACTACTTTTTGGAAGAGGATAATTACCGCGGCATCCGTAGGCCGCCGGGTGACATCATGTTCCTGCTGGTGCAGCGATTCGGTGAGCTGATGCGCAAGCTGTGGAACCCACGGAACTTCAAGGCCCATGTCTCGCCCCACGAGATGTTGCAGGCTGTAGTGCTGTGCAGCAAGAAGAACTTCCAGATCACCAAGCAAG GGGATGCTGTGGACTTCCTGTCATGGTTCATGAACGCTCTGCACGGCGCGCTGGGAGGAACCAAGAAGAAACCCT CAAGCCTTACCAAAGTGTTCCAGGGTTCCATGCGTATCTTCTCCAAGAAGCTTCCTCACCCAGATTTG ccacCCGAGGAGAAGGAGGCTCTGCTTCTGAAGGAGGAGTACCAGGAGGAGATGTCTGACACCACCTTCCTCTTCCTGACCCTTGACCTCCCCACAGCCCCGCTGTACAAGGATGAGAAGGAGCAGCTCATCATCCCACAGGTCCCCCTCTTCAACATCCTGGCCAAGTTCAACGGCAACACAGAGAAG GAGTATAAAACATACAAAGAGAATTTCCTCAAGAGGTTCCAGTTGCTCAAGCTGCCCCCCTATCTCATCTTCTGCATCAAGAGGTTCACCAAGAAcaacttctttgtggagaagaaccCCACCATCGTCAACTTCCCCATCAC GAACGTAGACCTTCGTGAGTACCTGACAGAGGAAGCACAGGTCACAGAGAAGAACACAACCTATGACCTGGTGGCCAACGTGGTACATGATGGGAAGCCCACTGAGGGGGCATACAGAATTCATGTCCTTCATCAT GGCACTGGGAAGTGGTACGAGCTCCAGGACCTGCAGGTGACAGATATCCTGCCCCAGATGATCACACTGTCAGAGGCCTACATTCAG ATTTGGAAAAGAAGAGAGAGCGAAGATGACACAACTAACCACACGGGGGCGTGA
- the LOC121530951 gene encoding prosaposin isoform X2 translates to MAVLQFIVSIFIAYFCIGETMVIGEPTRAKLDITQQSSTTDICSDCSQIIELFTDMISNTDTQELIHNTLDYLCKRLPGGMAQSHCISQVEMYLPQALQYLIGILKPGETCMVLGLCAVCSERGAPKQLSPTITDMKLSNAVLDSGTSPEVQVRPQCTFCVYLMKKLESLLPTEKIGDAVLKLMGGVCGLLPASYKDQCNDFINKYGKEIVDILLPSATPYSICALLHLYMFQETPSMEMPLPSDCDSCRTMAVLSRLHLGLNATEPQTSSFLQSVCLKHPNAIPKCEMFTKLYGPRLQKVLGSQMDTPDACERAGVCVAVKEQHLLRKNQCTWGPSYICGDLKTAQEYGMVDFCLKVMWN, encoded by the exons ATGGCGGTTTTACAATTTATTGTCTCGATCTTCATTGCATATTTTTGTATCG gtgagaccatggtcatcgGTGAGCCTACCAGGGCCAAGTTGGACATCACACAGCAGTCATCA ACAACTGACATCTGCTCAGACTGCAGCCAGATCATTGAGCTATTCACAGACATGATCTCCAACACAGACACCCAG GAGCTGATCCACAACACCCTGGATTACCTGTGTAAGCGCCTCCCTGGAGGTATGGCTCAAAGCCACTGTATATCCCAGGTGGAGATGTACCTGCCCCAAGCCCTCCAGTACCTCATTGGCATACTG AAGCCAGGTGAGACATGTATGGTCTTGGGACTGTGTGCTGTCTGCTCAGAGAGGGGAGCACCTAAACAGCTTTCTCCTACAATCACTGACATGAAGCTGTCCAACGCTGTCCTTGACTCAGGCACCAGCCCAGAG GTGCAGGTCAGACCACAATGTACCTTCTGTGTTTATCTCATGAAGAAACTGGAGAGCTTGTTGCCTACGGAGAAGATTGGG GATGCCGTATTGAAGCTAATGGGAGGAGTGTGTGGCCTCCTGCCTGCCAGCTACAAGGACCAGTGCAATGACTTCATCAACAAGTATGGCAAGGAGATAGTTGACATCCTGCTGCCGTCAGCTACCCCTTACTCCATCTGTGCCCTGCTGCACCTGTATATGTTCCAGGAGACCCCCAGCATGG AGATGCCCCTACCCTCTGACTGTGATTCCTGCCGTACGATGGCGGTTCTGAGCCGGCTCCACCTGGGTCTCAACGCCACTGAACCTCAGACCTCCTCTTTCCTCCAGTCTGTCTGCCTGAAGCACCCCAACGCCATCCCCAAG TGTGAAATGTTCACCAAACTCTATGGCCCCAGGCTGCAGAAGGTTCTGGGAAGCCAAATGGATACTCCGGATGCATGTGAG AgagctggtgtgtgtgttgctgtgaaaGAGCAGCATCTTCTGAGGAAGAACCAGTGTACCTGGGGACCCAGTTACATCTGCGGGGACTTGAAAACCGCTCAGGAGTATGGT ATGGTAGACTTCTGCCTGAAGGTCATGTGGAACTAG
- the LOC121530951 gene encoding prosaposin isoform X3 yields the protein MISNTDTQELIHNTLDYLCKRLPGGMAQSHCISQVEMYLPQALQYLIGILKPGETCMVLGLCAVCSERGAPKQLSPTITDMKLSNAVLDSGTSPEVQVRPQCTFCVYLMKKLESLLPTEKIGDAVLKLMGGVCGLLPASYKDQCNDFINKYGKEIVDILLPSATPYSICALLHLYMFQETPSMEMPLPSDCDSCRTMAVLSRLHLGLNATEPQTSSFLQSVCLKHPNAIPKCEMFTKLYGPRLQKVLGSQMDTPDACERAGVCVAVKEQHLLRKNQCTWGPSYICGDLKTAQEYGMVDFCLKVMWN from the exons ATGATCTCCAACACAGACACCCAG GAGCTGATCCACAACACCCTGGATTACCTGTGTAAGCGCCTCCCTGGAGGTATGGCTCAAAGCCACTGTATATCCCAGGTGGAGATGTACCTGCCCCAAGCCCTCCAGTACCTCATTGGCATACTG AAGCCAGGTGAGACATGTATGGTCTTGGGACTGTGTGCTGTCTGCTCAGAGAGGGGAGCACCTAAACAGCTTTCTCCTACAATCACTGACATGAAGCTGTCCAACGCTGTCCTTGACTCAGGCACCAGCCCAGAG GTGCAGGTCAGACCACAATGTACCTTCTGTGTTTATCTCATGAAGAAACTGGAGAGCTTGTTGCCTACGGAGAAGATTGGG GATGCCGTATTGAAGCTAATGGGAGGAGTGTGTGGCCTCCTGCCTGCCAGCTACAAGGACCAGTGCAATGACTTCATCAACAAGTATGGCAAGGAGATAGTTGACATCCTGCTGCCGTCAGCTACCCCTTACTCCATCTGTGCCCTGCTGCACCTGTATATGTTCCAGGAGACCCCCAGCATGG AGATGCCCCTACCCTCTGACTGTGATTCCTGCCGTACGATGGCGGTTCTGAGCCGGCTCCACCTGGGTCTCAACGCCACTGAACCTCAGACCTCCTCTTTCCTCCAGTCTGTCTGCCTGAAGCACCCCAACGCCATCCCCAAG TGTGAAATGTTCACCAAACTCTATGGCCCCAGGCTGCAGAAGGTTCTGGGAAGCCAAATGGATACTCCGGATGCATGTGAG AgagctggtgtgtgtgttgctgtgaaaGAGCAGCATCTTCTGAGGAAGAACCAGTGTACCTGGGGACCCAGTTACATCTGCGGGGACTTGAAAACCGCTCAGGAGTATGGT ATGGTAGACTTCTGCCTGAAGGTCATGTGGAACTAG
- the LOC121530951 gene encoding prosaposin isoform X1, translating to MRRMLARPNAVYCVTPYSGETMVIGEPTRAKLDITQQSSTTDICSDCSQIIELFTDMISNTDTQELIHNTLDYLCKRLPGGMAQSHCISQVEMYLPQALQYLIGILKPGETCMVLGLCAVCSERGAPKQLSPTITDMKLSNAVLDSGTSPEVQVRPQCTFCVYLMKKLESLLPTEKIGDAVLKLMGGVCGLLPASYKDQCNDFINKYGKEIVDILLPSATPYSICALLHLYMFQETPSMEMPLPSDCDSCRTMAVLSRLHLGLNATEPQTSSFLQSVCLKHPNAIPKCEMFTKLYGPRLQKVLGSQMDTPDACERAGVCVAVKEQHLLRKNQCTWGPSYICGDLKTAQEYGMVDFCLKVMWN from the exons ATGAGAAGAATGTTGGCAAGGCCAAATGCAGTCTACTGTGTAACTCCCtattcag gtgagaccatggtcatcgGTGAGCCTACCAGGGCCAAGTTGGACATCACACAGCAGTCATCA ACAACTGACATCTGCTCAGACTGCAGCCAGATCATTGAGCTATTCACAGACATGATCTCCAACACAGACACCCAG GAGCTGATCCACAACACCCTGGATTACCTGTGTAAGCGCCTCCCTGGAGGTATGGCTCAAAGCCACTGTATATCCCAGGTGGAGATGTACCTGCCCCAAGCCCTCCAGTACCTCATTGGCATACTG AAGCCAGGTGAGACATGTATGGTCTTGGGACTGTGTGCTGTCTGCTCAGAGAGGGGAGCACCTAAACAGCTTTCTCCTACAATCACTGACATGAAGCTGTCCAACGCTGTCCTTGACTCAGGCACCAGCCCAGAG GTGCAGGTCAGACCACAATGTACCTTCTGTGTTTATCTCATGAAGAAACTGGAGAGCTTGTTGCCTACGGAGAAGATTGGG GATGCCGTATTGAAGCTAATGGGAGGAGTGTGTGGCCTCCTGCCTGCCAGCTACAAGGACCAGTGCAATGACTTCATCAACAAGTATGGCAAGGAGATAGTTGACATCCTGCTGCCGTCAGCTACCCCTTACTCCATCTGTGCCCTGCTGCACCTGTATATGTTCCAGGAGACCCCCAGCATGG AGATGCCCCTACCCTCTGACTGTGATTCCTGCCGTACGATGGCGGTTCTGAGCCGGCTCCACCTGGGTCTCAACGCCACTGAACCTCAGACCTCCTCTTTCCTCCAGTCTGTCTGCCTGAAGCACCCCAACGCCATCCCCAAG TGTGAAATGTTCACCAAACTCTATGGCCCCAGGCTGCAGAAGGTTCTGGGAAGCCAAATGGATACTCCGGATGCATGTGAG AgagctggtgtgtgtgttgctgtgaaaGAGCAGCATCTTCTGAGGAAGAACCAGTGTACCTGGGGACCCAGTTACATCTGCGGGGACTTGAAAACCGCTCAGGAGTATGGT ATGGTAGACTTCTGCCTGAAGGTCATGTGGAACTAG